The following nucleotide sequence is from Coffea eugenioides isolate CCC68of chromosome 10, Ceug_1.0, whole genome shotgun sequence.
aagtaaaaaaaaaaaatttgtaaggCCTGTTGAGTGGAAGTGTAAATTCACACACAAGGGATGGGTAATATAGTGAAATAAAACATCCATCATTCCGGTAAGGTACAACCACTTGTCTGCAAAGGAGGACAAGTGATGTCTGAGAATGCAGTGTATTAAGGAATTGAGAAAACATGTATATATTTCAATTGAAAGAACAAAATATTTACTAACAAAAATAGTTATCAGTTAGTAATAAGAAGGTACGGGGAGAGGGTTGGGTTAGGTGGTAaggggggagggagtgtaaacGAAAGGTTTCAGATTCGAATCTTCCTACTTACactgaaaaataaaaaggtattctttttttttaaaaaaaaagggcccCTCACAGGTAGCTCGGTCGGGATTGGTAAGTCCGTCTTTATGGTAAGGTTCCATGTTCGAATCCTGTTATGGTAAAATTGCTGGCATCTTTGGGCCGGCGATTGAAAAGAAGCTACACAAAATTGTTAATAATAATTAAATCTTTTCCCCACTCATTCCGTGGGaaaaaaaccttttttaaaaaaaataattcacCATATTTTTTTAAAGGAGGAATTTCTTTCACAATCGGAGAATTACACGAGtgattgaaaagaaaagatgataaGTAATTGTTATTTATAtagcaaacaaaagaaagtgGTAATAATTGCAAAAACCTGATGATTAGATATCACTTTTGAGGCAATAAAATAGCAAAAATATGAATTGATTAATCAACAATTAAGAGTGGGAAATGATAACTGAACGTGGTGTgttgttaattagttattaatagttaaatgagaaaacttTAAAAATTTGTAACTAAACGTTAGCTGTTAACACGTTATTAACACAACTGGAAGGGCACCACATTATCAATTGTTTGCACAAAATTAATAAGATAGTAAATAAAGATAATTAGAAGAATTTGATAACAATTGTTAAATGTCTTCCTGTGAGATCCCGATTCgtccttaattttgaataaggaatattagtgctaaattttgctatgaaatttgattttaaggatgatggtaattctttacatgtgattttgctttttagaatcgaaaaaccttaatttggaattttattaaaaccctaatggATTTACACCTTTGATATTTTTAcacaaaaccctagtttacgtATTAATCATAAGTTTATGTGGTAGTAAATATTATGCATGCTAATGTATGTTTTCGTATGAGTAGATACCGGATTCGATTTCTTTTATAAAGGTTAAGTAGGATTAGAAAGCTAAAAAGTCTTACACTAGTAAATTCCCTAGTGTTTTGCTAATTGAACAaccttaagttgggtttaaaacccttaatCTAGCTAATGTAAAAAGTTGTGGTTTAGTTGCTTTTATGTGGAATAAGGAATAATTAAGGATGGGTGATTAAGATAAtaaggtgattagtgaaatgATTAAGTGTGACAAAGTATTTTAGATTAGAATAAGTTGtatcctatggagttaattgaaagagtTTAAAAATTTGTGGGCAAGAgagtaagaaaaaaaaaggaagtgtAAGGCTAGGAAGCAAAAAAATCTTTTATTGATTGGTTGGGGAAAATATTACAACTACTATTTTAAAAAGagctaataaaaaaaaaaaaaaaaagaaagagagagagggaaggccgagagagagagagagcaagagaggggagagattttcttcaaatttttcaatttccatttcttgcttgGAGCTTAAGAACAACaacacttgattgttgtggttTGATCATTACAAAGCTTATTTGAAGGTATATCATCTTACTTGGAAGTTAAATTTTGGGGTTTTAATCTTGAAGCTATGGAAGTGAtgcttttgttgtgattatgcatttttatgggttgtatgatgattatggagtagttttatggtttattttgatggCTATATTACTGATTTTGGTAAAGGCTAGGAGGAAAAGGTAGGGTTTCTTGATTCATGATTCCTAGAGTTGGTTTGATTGGATTTTGGCTTGTTAATGGCATCTTTGATGTAttaatttcacttgtatggtTGGTAAGTAGCAAATTCCAGATtagtcatgaaaccctaattcaaaGGGAAGTTAGTTTGGTTGGGTTAGGGTTTAAGTGATTAGAGTTTGATTGATTAGGTGGTGAACTAGTAAAGTTAGTAGGATTAGCACCTAGATTATGGTTAGTATTGGGTAAGTCTTGGGATTAAATTAGGAAAGGAATTTCGGTTCACTAGTAGAGAAAATAGGAGGTGatttatgtgtgtttatttggtatgaatTGCTTGGAAAACTTGCATGAGAATGGTAGAAACGAATTGCGGCACGCGGCACGCCGAACCGTTCAATCTGGAAATAGGGCAGCCCAGAAACGGAACTTTGGCTCCATTTTTCTATGTGCCACGTATGGATTCAGGgtttgcccaaaacatgaaagttgtagcttcttaagtccttgtTATTCCTGCAAAAGTTCAGGTCAAACGGAggtgtgtaggctgagttatagccaaaacccTCACTCAGCTTTCAAATTCTGGTTTGGTTACATTTCGTAAATtagcttctgaccatgctcagTTCGCATGGATAACGATGGAATTGGGTGttggtgtcttcataagaaatgtagagatttgtttcagattcaaaacggtataaagtgcttCCAAATCCGAGCTTCGTAGCTCCCGTTATAGCCAAAAAAAGATCGTgagtcagaactgccttgaacaCTGGACAATTCTGACAGGTAATTTGACACTCatttttcgttctgttctgagttgatccaggtcttggccaaaacatgaaagttttagccttatgtcttaaCTCTCCAATGCCtttagaatttcttgatttgaatttgcgagctgtgagttatggtccggcaaacagaccctgtctgtcaccctaaagtgcaaacttctggtactgttttccataatttcgacctacTTCCATTCAGATCCagatttaggtgtcttcatgaaagttgtagccttttcttttagcttcgaaacggtatctcATACACTTTAATCCGACATTCTTAGCCCAACCTATGGTCAAAACAGTTTGGGACAGTATCTATGCCCATTTTAGTTTGCCGGCCGTTTCCATTTCCATTTGCCGATTCcgcacatgcatgtgccaattttgtcgTTTTGCTTAATTTATGCACATTAGTAGTTGTCTGTGTGATAATACGGCTCAACCTTCTGCTACAGGcggtgacgggctagacggagccggtggggcccactagctgacgacttgaattcatttccgtattttctctcgttatacttgctctttaggtgagtaatcagggtttctgtgtaactcaatgTTAAGATGAGATTACTATGAaaaatgggcacttaggcgagggtgtactttattgcactcgacttaaaccccattagttgctattgatacctgtgaaatatgattttgtgatttgttatggagcatttattgcttgtgaaACATTTGCGGAGCAATTATTGCTTGTGACGCAATTtgggagcatttattgcttgaatcagagcatttattgcttgaaccacgattttaaagcatttattgcttgaaaaatattttagagcatttattgctcgtgacttgagcTGAGGCTTATGGTCTCTCTATGTGGGGTCCTTTaagagaagtgagctgtgtgGCTCAGGATCTCAAGGGTCAACCAGTAATCAATCTCGACAAatgagttggctttggagccacccgtatccttaccatgtggtgttacttttctgcttttgctttgctctcaCTGTGCAAATGTTGGCatgtaaaaattacatttttacccctggttAGTCACTAAGCTTATAGCttacccccttttcttttgttctcctTAACAGGGGCCAATGCGGGGGAAATTTTGGCaccatcactagtatagttaggtttggtttgtaatagttgaacaactaagatatttttgtttgttttggtgACCTGTATTAAAACCCTTCTTTGGGTCTACTTTCTAATTTTGATTACTATCATGCGATAATGTAGTGATCTGGATATCTAcgtttgaggatgtaaatagaaatcttttggggattgtatattgtgaatagtgctcttttggtttctttagttttattagatttgtgttttgagtcctggcgcgagttaggcaggcgtcccaccgataccctcgggttcgcccttgggagaagtgggggcgtcatacTTCCCCTTTCAttcccaaaaaataataataataaagggAAACGTGATTTGCAAGGTTGTTTttacggaaaaaaaaaacaaggagcCAATTTTGTCACAGTTGGAGTATAACACatgcaattaaaaaaaagataattaatTATGATTCATTTGGCAACCAAACGAGAGTGTCAATAATTGTAAATAATTGGTAATTAGGTGTGATCCGTTAGGCAATAAAAGGCGGAACGTATATTTAATTAACCGTCAAAAAACACGGCATTATTAATGAGCTATTAATAATGATTAATTAATCAAGAAAGATTGGTAGTTAAACGTGATTTTGCTGgacaagaagagaaaaaaaaaggcaggCTAATTTTTTGTTAGCACGATTTATTGTATGAATCACAAGACCATGTGATCAAACTACAATCAATTGGAAGACTATCACTTATTGACCAATAAGGAGGCACCACATCAGCAATTGAAATCAATTGGAAAGATTGACATTCTCCGATAGACTAGATATGTTAATTGATTGTATTCATATAACTTTAGAGCGTATTGTCCTTCGTAATAGTCATATAACTTTAGAAGAATAATGGAATTTATCCACTAAGTGAGGTTGTTTGTTTCTTTAGAGTTTCTGTAAGTTGCATGAGAGGTGTATTGGGCATCAATTATTGTTATTGTAAATATGTTAATTAGTCTATTAGCATCAATTAGGAATTTTCTTTATGTAGATTAGTTTAGATTCAATGCAATAGttgtttaattttattttagggGACTTTAGGGGAGGAAGGTGTTGGGTAAGGGATGGTTATGATTGGGGTAAGCAAGGACGGTAGTCAGGTGTAGGTGTTGGTGGAAGCATAGAAGAGGAAGGGAACGGTCACAATTTTTTGGGAGGGAAGATAAAGTAATGAAAATGTGTGGGTATATAATATGGTGATGATGATTGAGGTAAGAAGGGAGCAGTGATTTTGTGGGATGGAGGGTAGGAGGCAGGATTTGGAGTTGATAAGGGAGCTGAGTAGAGTacagagataaaaaaaattttaaaaaaaaaaaaacttgttggTACGAACTATTTAGTGATAATGCAGCTGGCCCCTTGCAATTAAATAACATTTGAAAGTAAGCACATGCTCATAAACATTTATTGAGCTTGTGAGGTGAGGCTCATAAATGTTTAACCTTTGGCTCATAATTGTACATCTAAAGATCTCATGGGTAAATTTTTTCCActtagattttcttttcttagagaaagataataaaagttttttttgttcaaaagaatattttttgaCGCAGAATTAATTTCTCTAAATTCCAGAACAACCTTAGAAGAAAATTTAGAAGTGAACATTTAATTATCATTTttacaaaataataaatttaatgTCATTGATGATATAAGGCAGCAGCTCACCAGGTTTTTTAACTTACTCCAAAAATTCGTATTAAATATTGAACTTAATTTTTCATATCATAGAAAATTGAAATAGTGCTCAATACATATCGCTAAATTGAGATTTAAAGTTAGAAAATATATTGctgataagtgcatattttgagtgttttaagtgtgttttattatctAGCTTTGCTGTGTTTATTCATGTTTAGGAAGGAAGCAGTGACTTAATGGAAGGGATGGGGATCATTGGGGTAGGCAAGGAGGGTAGTCAAGAATATTAAGTATGTGTCGGTGGAAGCACAATTGGGGAGGGAAGATAGAGGAAGTAATGAAAACGTATGGATATATAATATGGTGATCATGTGATGATGATTGGGGTAGGAAGGGAGCAGTGATTTTGTGGGAGGGAGTAATTAAGGAAGGGCTGGAATGACTCGGGTAGGCATGGATGGTGGCGTCCAGAGCCTAAAGGAAGCACAGTGGTCTGAGAGGAGTACACTGATCGGTTTACCAAGTTTTTGCTCAGGGAACCGTTTTCTCTTAGTTGATCGTGTATTTGAATTTGTTGTGGATGTAAGGTTTTTATTTATCGtaatgaaaatatttttataaattaattTATTCTATTCTATGAAAATGAGGAGGTTAAAAGATTGTATAAGGAGTTAGGCAAATATATAAAtctaattaaatttaaaaatgatCTTACATctcctaaaattttttttcactgGCAGGTGAGGATTTAACCTCCTATCTACGGCCCAAAGGGTGACTAAAGTTGTGGATGGTAAGTATGATATGAACTATATCATATCATAATGCAGCTGGTCCACTTGTTTCGATTCCACTGAAAATCTACCACCTGACCCTATATCATAATGCAGCTGGCCCTCTTGCAATTAGATAACATTTGAAAATGAGCACGTGCTCATAAACTTATCATCACCTCTGAATTCATTTAGCTTATATAAGGCGAGTAACATAGCTCGACATCAGCACAATTGCACTCGATACTTCCTAGACTTCATACACACGTTGCAGCTCACAATGAAGACATTACTtctctttctttcatttcttctcttcaactctttcctttctttcgcTGCTGAAGAGCCCAATCCAGTGCTCGACATCAACGGGGAGGAAATCCGTCCTGGTGTCGAGTACCACGTCGTGTCCCTCATCTGGGGTGCCGGTGGCGGCGGTGTAACTTACGGCAAGGGCCCAGGCAATGAAATTTGCCCTCTGGCAGTTGTTCAGGCGCCGTCAGATCTCAATCGAGGCCATCCAGTAACTTTTACACCGGTGAACCCGGAAGAAGGCGTGGTTCGTGTTTCCACTGATTTAAACATCAAGTTCTCTGAACCaccaattattaatttttgtCGTGGATCAAATGTGTGGAAGGTTCATTTCAACGAGGCACTCGAACAACACTTTGTACTGACTGACGGAGTTGAAGGGAACTCGGGATGTGAGACCGAGGCCAATTGGTTTAAGATTGAAGCCATCGGTGGTCTAGGTTACAAGCTTGGTTACTGTCCCGCAGTTTGTGACTCCAGTTCTGAAGCGATTTGCAAAGATGTTGGCATCTATTATGATGACGATGGAACCAGGCGTCTGGCTTTAAGTGATCAGCCTTTCCTGGTGGTGTTCATTAAGAAAAATGTAGATATTCTCAAGTCCGTTACCTCTGCTTAATTTCAGTTTTAAGTAAGCACAATAAGGttgatcaaaaaaaaaaaagaaaaaagtaagcaCAATAAGGAGCCATGTATGCTCTATCTCTCCAGTGAATAATGTATGACTCTGTAATCTTGACAGCTTGTACTGCTTTCCATATGAAAAATTATGGAACTTATCATAAGACCTGGATTTGTTACAACACTACAAAAGACTTCTTACGGGTAGGTCGCTGTATAGAAAAAG
It contains:
- the LOC113749100 gene encoding 21 kDa seed protein-like — encoded protein: MKTLLLFLSFLLFNSFLSFAAEEPNPVLDINGEEIRPGVEYHVVSLIWGAGGGGVTYGKGPGNEICPLAVVQAPSDLNRGHPVTFTPVNPEEGVVRVSTDLNIKFSEPPIINFCRGSNVWKVHFNEALEQHFVLTDGVEGNSGCETEANWFKIEAIGGLGYKLGYCPAVCDSSSEAICKDVGIYYDDDGTRRLALSDQPFLVVFIKKNVDILKSVTSA